The following are encoded in a window of Paraburkholderia sp. HP33-1 genomic DNA:
- a CDS encoding putative bifunctional diguanylate cyclase/phosphodiesterase has product MNCDATSRGSTATPEGARYGPQRAEEVLASERSVLRLITRNTPLPELLDEVCRRAEVLLGDGACCSILLLDPDGVHVRVGGAPSLPPAFSAAVEGAAIGPRAGSCGTAMFERRLVIVDDIETDPLWENFRNIALPHGLRACWSVPFENDAGIVLGAFAVYYRATRRPTPEAEAMLRDIGNSVGLAVHQDTMAQRLAHSEERHRLVVDHLSEGIVVQSRTGVVLACNPSAQRMLRVTSQIVGRSMQTVMTRAFGEDGTVIGDTNLPVAQVFATGKPMLGVTIGLELTSGEVVWITENVVPILRPGDSEPDSVLISFTDIGPVREAQRQLKFLATRDSLTGLYNRAYLIERMRDLFAPRAADDHGAELAAVAVLFVDLDGFKKVNDTAGHEAGDALLCSVAERLSACVGRADTLARVGGDEFVIVASAYGETDELIGLAHRVLEMIAVPFAVAGNEYYLGASIGISLFPEDGQDVATLMRNADSAMYHAKQRGRNNFQFFTAELNQHLQRRFTIEQSLRRALAGNELSLVYQPIVDSQSGRTIGAEALLRWYNSELGNVSPGEFIPVAEDAGLIVEIGDWVLEHACEQVAQWRRTLAPHLIVAVNLSPRQFNDGLLERIERCLAQSGLEPAALELEITERLLMSDSDTVLPMLSALNAMGVRVSVDDFGTGYSSLSYLKRFPLHNLKIDRSFVAGLPDHRDSVAITQAVVAMAHSLGMNVTAEGVETAEQAAFLRTIDCDKQQGYLYSRPVGASAYARTLYDAQMIGTANAS; this is encoded by the coding sequence ATGAATTGCGATGCGACATCACGTGGCTCGACTGCCACGCCAGAGGGCGCCCGTTACGGGCCGCAGCGGGCCGAGGAAGTACTCGCGTCCGAGCGCAGCGTATTGCGGCTGATCACCCGCAACACACCGCTGCCCGAGCTGCTCGACGAAGTCTGCCGTCGCGCCGAGGTGCTGCTCGGCGACGGCGCGTGCTGCTCGATTCTGCTGCTCGACCCGGACGGCGTGCACGTGCGGGTCGGCGGCGCACCGTCGCTGCCGCCCGCCTTCAGCGCCGCGGTCGAGGGCGCGGCGATCGGTCCGCGCGCCGGCTCATGCGGCACCGCGATGTTCGAGCGGCGTCTGGTGATCGTCGACGACATCGAAACCGATCCGCTGTGGGAAAACTTCCGCAATATCGCGCTGCCGCACGGCCTGCGCGCGTGCTGGTCCGTGCCGTTCGAAAACGACGCGGGCATCGTCCTCGGCGCATTCGCCGTCTACTACCGCGCCACCCGCCGTCCGACCCCCGAGGCAGAAGCGATGCTGCGCGATATCGGCAACAGCGTCGGCCTCGCGGTTCATCAGGACACGATGGCGCAGCGCCTCGCGCATAGCGAGGAGCGTCACCGGCTCGTCGTCGATCATCTGAGCGAGGGCATCGTCGTGCAGTCGCGCACCGGCGTGGTGCTCGCCTGCAATCCCAGTGCGCAGCGCATGCTCCGCGTGACATCGCAGATCGTGGGCCGCAGCATGCAGACCGTGATGACGCGTGCGTTCGGCGAGGACGGCACGGTCATCGGCGACACCAACCTTCCGGTCGCGCAGGTCTTCGCGACCGGCAAGCCGATGCTCGGCGTGACGATCGGCCTCGAGCTGACGAGCGGCGAAGTCGTGTGGATCACGGAGAACGTCGTACCGATCCTGCGGCCCGGCGACAGCGAGCCGGACTCGGTACTGATTTCGTTCACCGACATCGGACCGGTGCGCGAGGCGCAGCGTCAGCTGAAGTTCCTCGCCACGCGCGATTCGCTGACGGGCCTCTACAACCGCGCCTATCTGATCGAGCGGATGCGCGACCTGTTCGCGCCGCGTGCCGCCGACGACCATGGCGCCGAGCTCGCCGCCGTCGCCGTGCTGTTCGTCGATCTCGACGGCTTCAAGAAGGTCAACGACACCGCCGGTCACGAAGCCGGCGATGCGTTGCTGTGCAGCGTCGCCGAGCGGCTGTCGGCCTGCGTCGGACGTGCCGACACGCTCGCGCGCGTCGGTGGCGACGAGTTTGTGATCGTAGCCAGCGCGTACGGCGAGACGGATGAGCTGATCGGCCTGGCCCATCGCGTTCTCGAGATGATCGCGGTGCCGTTCGCGGTGGCGGGCAACGAGTACTACCTCGGCGCGTCGATCGGCATCAGCCTCTTTCCCGAGGACGGTCAGGACGTCGCGACGCTGATGCGCAACGCCGACTCGGCGATGTATCACGCGAAGCAGCGCGGCCGCAACAACTTCCAGTTCTTCACCGCCGAGCTGAACCAGCATCTGCAGCGGCGTTTCACGATCGAGCAGTCGCTGCGGCGCGCGCTCGCCGGCAACGAGCTGAGCCTCGTGTACCAGCCGATCGTCGATAGCCAGAGCGGCCGCACGATCGGCGCGGAAGCGCTGCTGCGCTGGTACAACAGCGAGCTGGGCAACGTGTCGCCGGGCGAATTCATTCCGGTCGCCGAGGACGCCGGGCTGATCGTCGAGATCGGCGACTGGGTGCTCGAGCACGCCTGCGAGCAGGTCGCCCAGTGGCGGCGCACGCTCGCGCCGCATCTGATCGTCGCGGTGAACCTGTCGCCGCGGCAGTTCAACGACGGGTTGCTCGAGCGCATCGAACGCTGTCTCGCGCAGTCCGGGCTCGAACCGGCTGCGCTCGAACTCGAGATCACCGAGCGGCTGCTGATGAGCGACAGCGACACCGTGCTGCCGATGCTGAGCGCGCTGAACGCGATGGGCGTGCGCGTGTCGGTCGATGACTTCGGTACGGGTTACTCCTCGCTGTCGTATCTGAAGCGCTTTCCGCTGCACAACCTGAAAATCGACCGTTCGTTCGTCGCGGGACTTCCCGATCACCGCGATTCGGTCGCAATCACGCAGGCGGTCGTCGCGATGGCGCACTCGCTCGGCATGAACGTGACGGCCGAGGGCGTCGAGACCGCCGAGCAGGCGGCGTTTCTGCGTACGATCGATTGCGACAAGCAGCAGGGCTATCTGTACAGCCGGCCGGTCGGCGCGAGCGCGTATGCGCGCACGCTGTACGACGCGCAGATGATCGGCACGGCCAACGCGTCCTGA
- a CDS encoding SH3 domain-containing protein: protein MKRQLVVGAYVAAGLVALPGVASAQSQAYTTSQTNVHAGPASDYPIVTQLPGGAAVTVMGCLSNYQWCDVAAPNLRGWVYAARLSSAYQGGYMPLNYGAALGLPILAFSIGDYWGNHYRGRSWYGQQSRWVNHAPPPPPRAGAGHPPANYRPPQTRPGGSPSGHAGSRPPGNAGGPPSGGSPAGNAGGRPPGGSPPGNVGGRPQGGPPPGNAGGRPSGGPQGGGGGRPPGGGPQGGSNRFPGGPQSGPPSGGGGGGGGGPRPPGGGGNN from the coding sequence ATGAAACGACAACTTGTCGTCGGCGCTTACGTGGCAGCGGGCCTGGTAGCGCTGCCCGGCGTGGCCAGCGCGCAGTCGCAGGCCTATACGACCAGCCAGACCAACGTGCACGCGGGCCCGGCGTCCGACTACCCGATCGTCACGCAGTTGCCGGGCGGCGCTGCGGTGACGGTGATGGGGTGCCTGAGCAACTACCAGTGGTGTGACGTCGCGGCGCCGAATCTGCGCGGCTGGGTGTATGCGGCGCGGCTCAGTTCGGCATACCAGGGCGGCTACATGCCGCTGAACTACGGCGCCGCGCTCGGCCTGCCGATCCTCGCGTTCTCGATCGGCGATTACTGGGGCAACCACTATCGCGGGCGATCGTGGTACGGCCAGCAATCACGCTGGGTAAATCATGCACCGCCTCCGCCGCCGCGGGCAGGCGCAGGGCACCCGCCGGCGAACTACAGGCCGCCGCAAACGCGCCCGGGCGGATCGCCCTCAGGACATGCAGGAAGTCGGCCGCCGGGCAACGCGGGTGGCCCGCCGTCTGGCGGCTCGCCTGCGGGCAACGCGGGTGGACGCCCGCCGGGTGGTTCGCCCCCGGGCAACGTGGGCGGAAGGCCACAGGGTGGTCCGCCACCGGGCAACGCAGGCGGCCGTCCTTCCGGCGGACCGCAAGGTGGCGGAGGCGGTCGTCCGCCCGGCGGCGGGCCGCAGGGCGGCAGCAATCGTTTCCCAGGTGGGCCCCAAAGCGGTCCCCCAAGCGGTGGTGGCGGTGGCGGCGGCGGGGGTCCACGGCCTCCCGGAGGCGGCGGCAACAATTGA
- a CDS encoding lysozyme inhibitor LprI family protein — protein sequence MNLFRPLLIAGLLLAHPYANATSFDCQRGRSPTERMICGDSALSTLDDTLGQLYWKARRRVAQRRAFIDDSDSKWAWREANCRDATCLRTWYETRIDELQRLLASLPGGARHSASPAADPEVDPSSLQCTAAKPGLIINEQCASVIGQSGKQWKYQPSDAEWFCGVASLAAADVAPSPSQAPMQPQVQASTGQ from the coding sequence ATGAACCTCTTCCGCCCACTTCTGATCGCCGGACTACTGCTCGCGCATCCGTACGCCAACGCCACGAGCTTCGACTGCCAGCGCGGCCGCTCGCCGACTGAGCGCATGATCTGCGGCGACTCCGCGCTATCGACGCTCGACGACACCTTGGGCCAGCTCTACTGGAAAGCCCGCCGGCGAGTCGCCCAGCGCCGCGCGTTCATCGACGACAGCGACAGCAAGTGGGCCTGGCGCGAAGCGAACTGCCGCGACGCGACCTGTTTGCGGACGTGGTACGAGACGCGTATCGACGAATTGCAGCGGCTGCTGGCCAGCTTGCCGGGCGGCGCGCGGCACTCGGCATCGCCGGCAGCGGATCCGGAAGTGGACCCTTCGTCGCTGCAATGCACGGCCGCGAAGCCTGGCCTCATCATCAACGAACAATGTGCGAGCGTGATCGGGCAGTCCGGCAAGCAGTGGAAGTATCAGCCGAGTGATGCCGAATGGTTCTGCGGCGTAGCCTCGCTCGCTGCAGCGGACGTGGCGCCATCCCCATCGCAAGCGCCGATGCAGCCACAGGTGCAAGCGAGCACCGGGCAATGA
- a CDS encoding ArsR family transcriptional regulator, producing the protein MNDDIDPQLAAILAQLWRAHRETPWRAWSLAKLSKQAGVPMSSLRRQLTLLSGGGFVDTMFRDDGTGAASLSELGAQLCAGLFGTGERDEPSAAG; encoded by the coding sequence ATGAACGACGACATCGACCCGCAACTCGCCGCGATACTCGCGCAGCTATGGCGCGCGCATCGCGAGACGCCGTGGCGCGCGTGGTCGCTCGCGAAGCTGTCGAAGCAGGCCGGTGTGCCGATGAGCAGCTTGCGGCGGCAGTTGACGTTGCTCTCGGGCGGCGGTTTCGTCGACACGATGTTCCGCGACGACGGCACCGGAGCCGCGTCGTTGAGCGAACTCGGCGCGCAGCTTTGCGCGGGACTGTTCGGCACCGGCGAGCGCGACGAGCCTTCCGCCGCCGGCTGA
- a CDS encoding aminotransferase-like domain-containing protein, which yields MKLYEKLADEITEAVRRGVFAAGERIASVRQASQQHGVSIKTVLHAYALLESRGIVETRPQSGYFVRDAAARALAPPPAEAGAGRESAAPPPVPATVDVSRLVLSTLRSIRAHDAVPFGSPYPDPSLFPWRRINQYANAIARRHASWNLIDDLPPGNPELIRQIARRYAENGLPVDPGEIVITLGATEAINLSLQAVAKPGDTVAVESPTYYAMLHAIERLGMRAIEVATHPVDGIDIDALAKVIARQKIAACMVMPNFQNPLGFCMSDERKRQLVELLAAHEIPAIENDVYQELYFGDTRPSTLKTFDTQGLVLHCASFSKSLTASYRIGWALPGRYRAQVEKLKFLNTLTTPSVPQVALADYLRLDGYDRHLRHLRRVYRQQASIMSALVLRFFPVGTRVSSPRGGYVLWVELPAAIDSMRLYQAALERGITVGPGMMFSTRNDFRHFIRLNYSYPWTAQAEAALKTLGELAAGMT from the coding sequence ATGAAGCTCTACGAAAAACTCGCCGACGAAATCACCGAAGCCGTGCGCCGCGGCGTGTTCGCGGCCGGCGAGCGGATTGCGTCGGTGCGTCAGGCGAGCCAGCAGCACGGCGTCAGCATCAAGACGGTGCTGCACGCGTATGCGTTGCTGGAGAGCCGCGGCATCGTCGAAACACGCCCGCAGTCCGGCTATTTCGTGCGCGACGCCGCGGCGCGCGCGCTCGCGCCGCCGCCCGCCGAGGCAGGCGCGGGCCGCGAATCAGCGGCACCGCCGCCGGTGCCCGCGACGGTCGACGTCAGCCGGCTCGTGCTGTCGACGCTGCGCAGCATCCGCGCGCACGACGCCGTGCCGTTCGGCTCACCGTATCCCGATCCGTCGCTGTTCCCGTGGCGGCGCATCAACCAGTACGCGAACGCGATTGCTCGCCGGCACGCCAGCTGGAACCTGATCGACGATCTGCCGCCGGGCAATCCAGAACTGATCCGGCAGATCGCGCGGCGCTACGCGGAAAACGGTCTGCCGGTCGATCCGGGCGAGATCGTCATCACGCTCGGCGCGACCGAGGCGATCAACCTGAGCCTGCAGGCGGTAGCGAAGCCGGGCGACACCGTCGCGGTCGAATCGCCGACCTACTACGCGATGCTGCACGCGATCGAGCGCCTCGGCATGCGCGCGATCGAGGTGGCGACGCACCCGGTCGACGGCATCGACATCGACGCGCTCGCGAAAGTGATCGCGCGACAGAAGATCGCCGCGTGCATGGTGATGCCGAATTTCCAGAATCCGCTCGGTTTTTGCATGTCCGACGAGCGCAAGCGGCAACTGGTCGAGCTGCTGGCCGCGCACGAGATTCCGGCGATCGAGAACGATGTCTACCAGGAGCTGTATTTCGGCGACACGCGGCCGTCGACGCTGAAGACCTTCGACACCCAGGGGCTCGTGCTGCACTGTGCGTCGTTTTCGAAAAGCCTGACGGCGTCATACCGGATCGGCTGGGCGCTGCCGGGGCGCTATCGCGCGCAGGTCGAGAAGCTCAAGTTCCTGAATACGCTGACGACGCCGTCGGTGCCGCAGGTCGCGCTCGCCGATTATCTGCGTCTGGATGGCTACGACAGGCATCTGCGGCATTTGCGCCGCGTCTATCGGCAGCAGGCGAGCATCATGAGCGCGCTGGTGCTGCGCTTCTTCCCGGTCGGCACGCGGGTGTCGAGCCCGCGGGGCGGCTACGTGCTGTGGGTCGAGCTGCCCGCCGCGATCGATTCGATGCGGCTCTATCAGGCGGCGCTCGAACGCGGGATCACGGTCGGGCCGGGCATGATGTTTTCGACGCGCAACGATTTTCGGCACTTCATCCGGCTCAACTACAGCTATCCGTGGACCGCGCAGGCCGAAGCGGCGTTGAAGACGCTCGGTGAGCTGGCTGCCGGGATGACGTAA